CAAAACATCTCGGCAGTGATATCAACGACCTTGCCGGCTAGTAGTATTTCGTATCGTATACGGCACCACACTACTAATCTTGCTTGAACAAAGAGCGGACGATGGGTCATGAGTTTCAAACGGTGCCCGGCAAATCTATGCACTTAGGCGACCATCTCCCACCATACGCACTTTTCACTGTGTTGGTTCAAAAACCGTTAGCCTAGGTAAAGCGTTCGCGTGAAGCTCGCGACCTGTGTTCCGAGGTGCATTTATCTATCCAGGGGACGCTCTAATAATTATTGCTGCGGTTTTACGTTCGAGACCATGCTATatttatgacgcacgccgtagcaGGTGCGGGCGAGGGGTGATTCCGGATTAATATCGTCGTCCTGGGATTCATATTTCATTTGGCGCAACCGAGCTTACGAGCAAAGCTTCCGCGCCCAATAGCTCGTGCGCACTGAAAGCACGACCCGACATCGTTTATATGCGCCATGCCAGTCGGGTCTGGCTTAATAAATAGAACCTTTCTTGTCGGAAAGACTCGGCCTGCCCAGACGCGCCCTCAATCCGACCAGCTAGAATTCGCACCAGCGCCACCGGACCAGCTGAGTCAACCGACTACTGCTGGGTTCATGGAAAGGCCCTGTGCGTCGTTATAACAGATCAGCCTATATACAACCATTTTGCCGATCAGAGCATTGCACGTCGCGAGCGGTGACCTCCCTCGAGAATGCGTAAGGCCTATGTGCCGACTGGCCGACTTTTATCGCAATGACCGCGCACTTACAGCCTCCGTTGTGGTACACGACGTACGGGAACTTCAGAATGTTGGACAGGCCGATGCACATGCCGACGGTAGCGAACAAGAATTCGTTCGGGCTCTGCCACTGCTGTCTGGCGGACGTCGTCATGATGGCTGCAGCCTTTGTTTGTTACTTcaacactatggcacatacccactctgggggattggccaaggtATCTGATCACGATGACgtcttcctgatggcgctcaccaaCAAAGGctgattggccaagaaccgggtggcaggatgcttaaggtaaacaCCTATGACGCTAAACGAAGCTACAAATTTACattaaaaataaaacatcgaataaatgataacgagcaagcggtcagactacCACTTGGGCTTTCTAGCAGAAATAATGAAAGCTTTCAAACCAAGAATATGAACCAAGAACGATAGACTAAGACGGtactctttttctttcatttatgtAAGCTAGCACAGTAGAACAGACCTCCCTGTGGCTGTAACCCAATCAAGTGCTGCCAAATAAGTTTAAAATTTCCGCTAACGGtagttcttcttcttcctcctcagcaCGTGCAGTCTCACGCACTTACACCGCGGGCCATCTGCCTTGCGTCTCCTTCAGAAGACTGCTTCAAAACCGTCTGCTTCGTTCTGTTTCAACGCGATAGTGTCAAAGATCTCGTTTTGCAGATATTccggccgttggttgtgagcgaaaaatcagcgttgtccgtgagcgaaaattcgagatagacctaaataaagcaataaaaaaatattgggtttgagtgggaatcgaacccaggactttcgcgtggcaagcaggtgttctgccacagagccacgttcGTGCTCTAGATTGCTTCGGGGGGAAAAACACTTTATGAATCTTATATAGTGTAATATTGcctggcagaatcgtagaatcgcaccaggcgccaAAACATGTCAACTGCGCAAGGACTGGGTGGTTCAAAGCTGCTCACCCATTACAGCTGTAATGTAAGTgtacagctgcgcaggtgcggtGGCACCTTATatatacggacgcgtagtggcccATTGCTCAACTCGTAAATGAAGAATATGTtgtatagtgggcacttcgcaacggTACTTGGaataggcattccaggatagtttgaaagagccaatttacaggcgcacagacgttcctttccttgcgccaCGGTTTAGgtgcccaccgagaagcgaagccaagcTAGCGACTGTGAAGGCGGTGCGAGCAAggtccgattatgctatcgcgttctactcttgaaggccaagctcaagcgtcctccaagtttttaaatgcgaatgcatttcttagtcgggctatgtgaggcatccggcgttgtacgcggcgccctctcccatagcaacagctgcaggtgcgcgcgcttatcctcgcccctaggaaccgtaggagaggagaaacatctggcgtctttcgttaagcagctggcgtcttttcgttttgctttagaaacatctggcgtcttttcgttttgcttttagaaaacatctggcgtctttcgttggtttatttcatcaatcaacggcgttttgaacaaaatttttattgtttaatcacgcacaggagaaatctcaccaggcactaccttggaggtaaacaatggttgctaatgggaatgagagacagaagaagtcggcttttagctaacacttacactactaacgtttcctactggaacatgccaatggctgctaatggggaatgagagacagaagaattcggcttttagttaacgcgcacgctgcgaattttttattgttcaacaacgcacaggagaaatcttccaccggcaccaccttggaggtcaagatctagtactagcgttaagactggttacgcactacggcggggacgaacgggtgccgctttaaggagcttcgcccctaaaatggaacgcatctccacgaagtgaatgatgacgagtgggcgaagctaggtcgtaacgtccataatgtgtacgttgtagtcgccgactagtataaagggtttgtgcttatagaagttttatattgttctgtcacgattgatattagtgtactgctcaacctttttttgtgtctcacatatgttacctgagcgttgccccatataatgtaaactgagtgacaaAGTGACATAAAAAGGTCGACGACAAAACTAGGTCCTAAGGCCCATAATGTCTATGTTGAAACCgctgactagtataaagggtttgcacttgtaggtgttttatattgttctgtcgcaATTATGATTTATATtggtctattgttaaaccttgtTTAGGGAATTTTacatggtgctgtgccgtgaCCACGGACagcacacaacggacaagcctagactctaaggtgcttcgcccctaaaaattcggcagatcccacgccttgtgggaatcggtttcatgcgatgcagtcgGTGAGCAATtctctgtgctgcattttttggctttgggccaagcgttacgaggtgcatcgacgtgtttttgcgaGTGTAGTTgtttgcacatcgtgggcttaccgaaAACGTCGACTACATGGCCTTCAAAGGTtaactcatggtctgacgtaacgtcagtatTCAGATTGGAGCACAGACGTCAcaattatcgaaacaaagtgcactttacggtgcgatgatgtgaatatcacgaGTAACATTTTCGTTAGCGCAATCTTCCGAAGTCgaacaatgcttgaatatagcttgctgaatcgtaagAATAcgagtgtaatgtttattagactactataaaagcggagccagcacagCAACcataattaataatatctggggtttaacgtcccaaaaccacgatatgattatgagagacgccgtagtggagggctccggaaatttcgaccacctgcagttatttaacgtgcacctaaatctaagtacacgggcctcaaacattttcgcctccatcgaaaatgcagccgccgcggccgggattcgatcccgcgaccggcaACCGCAAGTAACCACGACTGAACCAGAGGAAGTGCGTGGCACGTACAGGCCCCTAGCGATTCCCGTTcgcagagttcccactgctccgtttaccaagaTTCGCAAAcccggtgtgcgacatgtgctctactttttgctgcgctttatcgacttcctgcttgttacgacaGTTGAGATGCAAgttgtctgcagcgagttccgtcaggctgCTTTCTCCTTCAGGTGTTGCGCCGTAGAGAGCCCCCAGTGAGAAAAAATCGGGCGCTTTgagaggtggtggcgccctctagTGCGCAGAGCCAGAGTCGCCCGCATGTTTCCGAAACTTTTTTAGTAATTCTAAGTTAGCTATTACGGTTAttacttggttatttctgttatattattttagacctttttCGTTcgttttaacccggttttgagctagccttatggcctgtattgagcgctttacggCGAGTGTGATCACGGTACATGAGATCCACGGATGAACGACAAACCGTGTTACAGGGCTTACGGGTGAATTTGGGAAACGAAGGGGAGGAAGATTAGGACATTTGGAATAAACTGGTGTTCTGATTGACACCTTGTTTGCTTTGTTACATATAATaacggaaattattaggagccgtTTTAAAGATGTTAAGGAGATTCTAGAAACATTGCTATACGAAATGCTTCATTTGAAGTGCGTACGCACTATTGCAGACGGTATGCCTTTCTATTGTTTAACCCATAAGTTTCCAATGTCTACCGCTGATGTTGCCCGGTGATGTACACCGTGCATCATGCATGACGGATACCCCCCTACTACAGGCCTTTGTATGCGGATGCGCACCACACGTGACTGGAAAGgttttcatgacgtgcgcgataGGCTTGTCATGTTACTTATGTCATGGCCTGTCAATCCTGTTCGCCGTACACACGTCCTCCGATTCTAATTTTGacgaacaaggccatcatcaggAAGGCATCCAAACGAAGGCAGCTTAATTGATAGGACCGGCGAAAGTGCCTTCGGTTCGCACAGAAATGATTCGAACTTAAAAACATTCATTTTCGCATTTCACTTTCCCAGCAATATATCACCAGTTATACTTCCAATAACCGCGCACCTCATATAAATTTCGCTCCGTGTCTTTTGTAAACCTTTTAAAGAATCTGCAGCGAAAGCACTTAAATGCTGAAAGAAAGTTGACGCAGTGAAGAAAGGAAGGAACGCAGAGAGGGATGCACACGAGCGCTTAGATTCTGTGAAACGtacgtacaccaactcgcccacatcgccGTTCAATTGTAAACCGTTGTACAACGCAAATAATGTCGTGCTGCAAATGTTCTCAACATCGCGCAGAAACCGGACAAATGATTGAGAGCCCACACACAATGTGCCGTGTCTCTCATTCAGTTGCCCCGTGTATTCTGCGCGCTGTTTTACGCAAAGCCCAGAAAAATGTACGCTTAATGAAGCTATATATATTTGCCGTGGGCGCATTGGGAGCGCAGCTTGACGACTGCAGCGCCATTCTTTTTTAATATGTTGCAGTCGTATATATCCGCCAAATATAGCGCGGTGTAGCAGCCCGGGGCCCCGTTTTCTATGGCCCGCGCTCAGCGAGAGGGCGGCCAGCTTCCGCTGATAGGGCAGGCAGACAAAGAAGTGCGCCGCAGGCTTCTCCGTCCTCCTCTTCCGGCTGTGATGATCGTCGACGGGATCACGTTGCGACCTGGCAGCGCATTCTGGTAGCGAGCGAAGATGTCGGGGTCCGCAGGTCCGTAGCCGTCCTCGGGCTCCATCGCTGCGTATATATCCTGAGAACGAAGACGTATCGATGACGACGTGTTAGTGTGGTAGATTCTGTCTcacaagagagagagatgggTGAACGAAAGGAGAATTGCTGGAACAACGATGAAGCAGCATCTGTGACGTGCCCGTAAAAGTCAAGAGAAGACCCGTCACACTGAGGCGCAACCTTGTACATGTTCTGTGATATATGACGTTTTATCGCGCCTCACAGCATTGGTTCGAGGCTCGTCTGACGGCCAGACGTGAGAACAGCAACCGGAAAAGGCCGTCCGGTCAAtcattttgtcgtctgctaggcaaaGAACAGACATAGAATAGAGGAAAAGCTCTCCATAGGGTCCATGCATTAGAATCTCCGACCACAAGGGCGCCGCCATTACCCCACCGTACGGGCGTTACCAGTCCCTGAGATGCGCGCCAGACTTGACGGTGGTATTAAATTTTCATCGTAATTAACGAAAGTGAGCTCCCGAAGTAGAATTGTAAGtacgtgtcaacagaaagcgcagacgacgacgcactgcGACTCACCACTCTGTCCCAAGACGCGCAATCGACCACGATCTCGAACTCAAGTGGATATTGTGGCGCCATCGAGCAGGAGTGCCTGCAAACGCATCTTCATGCGCCGCgagttccgcgcacagtaaacTAGAAATCTTGTGAATGAACATTACACACTCCCTGCATGTTTGTAATTTGTCAAACTGTCCGTGTTTGATTTATATTGCCATTGAATAGCAACATTGAATAGAGCCAATTGTAGCCGATCTGTAAATAATTGCAAAGGCAAGAATGACACCGGTTGAGTAATGGCGGTCTTCTTGTGGTCGGCGCTCTTTCgtcccagcttttcctctagagtctgtattAACTCTATGCATAGAACGGACAGAGTCCGTTCCGTCCGACAGAACAGATATAGAACGGTCTCCGGGTGACTTGGATTGCATCTaaacgtaagagctcgggctggAGAAttgaattagcctgctttgtgccTGGTTTAGTCTAATCCCGTGCCGATAGTTTGTGAAAACGACTACCACCCCCTCCCACCGAACATCTTGTGAAATTACGACACCGCCTAGCATTCaatcaagacattaacacaaataaattatTAAAGTCACCGCGCTCTGCAATTGTACAAGAAGTGTACAAGAAGTCACAGAACGTGAACAAGATTGCGACCCTGCATTCGCACAGACGTACTTTCACTagaaaagatacaaaacaagaaataGGTTGAAGCGCACCggaaaacgtggacagtagaagtggacaggacagcgcttacccATTTCTACTTTCCACGTTTTCCGGTACGCTTCAGCCTAATTTTTGAAAGATCaacataaaccaactagcccaactcgccatctagCTTGCTGAAGGAACAGAGGCTAGGAGGTTGATCCAGAACCAAACGTATTTGTTTTAGCATTAAACATGGAGGGAGGAAGAGATCGAAATGAAAGAGGGACGCGGTGTGAGAAACCGTCACATCACAAAACAGTTAACATTGAACGGTGCTTTCAAGACGCGTAATAACGCATTCGTACACACAGTCCTCTGCGGCGACGAATCTAATAAAATGTACAATGTATAGTTGCGCTGCATGCTATTGCATTCTCATAAAGAATCCAGAGCGCGGGAAAGGCGACACGGGAGgtggcacacacacaaaatatgCGCATTGGTTGTGGATCCACCTTCGCCTCTCGCCTTTTCTGTTACATATATACAGGCTCTTTACGGGGCACCTCTCACGGCgggtttgccccgccacggtggtctactggttatggcgcccgactgctgacccgaaggtcgcgggatcgaatcccggccgcggcggctgcattttcgatggaggtgaaaatatccgaggcccgtgtacttagcaaagactttgtctgggcaagttggtgcgacattgcaaaatataacagcacgaaggacgggactggagacacaaaaaccacagcactcgtcctgtggtttttgtgtctccagtcccgtccttcgtgctgttatatgttgccgtgtacttagatttgggtgcacgttaaagaaccccaagtggtcgaaatttccggagccctccactacggcgtctctcataatcatatcgtggttttgggacgttaaaccccagatatttttacCATCTCACGGCGGGTTTGAACAACGGAACTGAAACACGGGGTCACAAACAAGCTCTCGTGCTTGGCCTTGTCAGTCAGCGATGTCTTTGTCCGTTTCCTTTTGTCTCGTGTTTTCAGTCCCGCTATTCAGACTCGGGATCAACTATTCTCGTGAACACTGatagaaaagatcgagtaaaaagggcgtctctTTGTCCCGCAACAAtattcgtcatttattttgccttcctttccttgcattatcgccgcgcgcccggcactttctggtgacgaacggcatgtgcgctatcagcgtgacatagcattcttggtaggaaagtggccagcgccgagttttcaagaaaggaaacgcaagcaagcccgaTGACGATTTTTGTTGTGGGACGAAAAGACGCCCTCTTTACTCGATCTCTTCTGAGAGCGAATGATTAGCGGCCTTCAGTACGTATGCCGTTCGGTCGCATGGTGTGGCTCTCATGGCGCTCTTGACACTTCTGACCTTCGGACGGTGAGTACGggagttctttttttcatttccggGGCATAGACGTGCGCGCTGTAGCTCTAGGAGGaccatgctcccccccccctctccttcaTGGCGGGTAAAGGCGGGAAACTTttcgaaccttttttttttttttggccgctGGTGTAAGGCAACGTTTTGAGCGGTATTGCAAAAGAGATAAAAGTTTGGGCAGTTCCACCAGCATTTGCTTTCGGCAGCGCGCCTTTATTTCTGGCTGCTCGTGCAATGCAGCCCATATTCTTCTCGTCGCCCATACGCTCAAAATGGTCACCAGCGATGTTTTTTGTGGAACAGTGACACCGCAAGGGTGAGACCACGGTGTAGGTGAGACCCACACATCTTAGTTgatttcctttaaaaaatatgcgCTTGGCTGTAATTCCCGTGAGAGCATTTGAACTACAGTACAATACGGAAGTTACTTGTGGAAAGTGAAATATTTTTAGTGATGCACTTACTAGGTAGCAAGCGGGAGGGGCATCACTCTACTCCGCGTCTTGTCCTTGTTCGCCAGTATCAAGTTCCATATAGTTATGACCAGGACCAACTATAGCCCAACTGTCTGTACAATTAGATAGAAACATTGCTTTACGACGCGCCCGACTCACGTGGCCGTTCTCCGCGAAGGTGCGCATAACCTGCGTGATGACGGCTACTACGCAGCAAAGGACGATGGCCAGCTGGATGACGCCGGTCCAGGCTGGGTACACGTAGTCCAGCAGCCGATTCCTCTGGGCGTTCACCGAGCCGAGGCAGATCGTCTGCGAGCGACGAGGCGTCATATAGAAGAATTCGCGACCCTAAAAGTGCCTAGTGCCTAGCGCGGCCATAAATAAATCCTCTGTCATTGGCTcaaaccccggccgcggcggtcacacttCGATGGGGActaagtgctagaggcccgtgtacatatatTTAGGTGCGTCTTCAGGAACTCCAGGTAGTTcaaatttccgaagccttccacaacgcgtgcctcatagtcatatcctggtttcggcacgtaaaacataGCGTATTATTACtcttattatcatcatcatcgcgtTGGCTTAAAAAGCCAACGTGGTGAAATTCTCGCAGTATCCATAGTAAAATTGCTTGAGATCGTTCATGTCGACGAATAATGGGTCTATTTGTACACCGGGTGGCACACACGAGATCACCCTATTTCCtgcaaagttgttttttttttgcatttctctcTCATTCGCGGTATAACATTGAAAAATTACATTTAGCTTTGTATAAACCGAGATCTCGCAAATCTACGTCGATGTCCCGCTGTTGAAATATTCAAGCTCCATTAACTTTGTATGCACTGCACGAACAAAGTGCCCTAATATTACAATGACAGTAGAGTGGATATATTACGTTTTTTGAGCCCGCCTCTTCCGCAGCGATGTTCATAGAGATGTTTGATTATGCTTGATGTTTGATTATAGTGCGCACACTTTCCCGTTGTAAGCGCACCACGCGCGTGACAATGACGTCACGCATGATCATTATCACTGCACAAGCTGCGCGCAAAGTTTACGGTGTCTAAGGTTTTACTCAAGCCATTTCATCGCAACAAAGAAGACATGACAAGACATCACGGGCGCTACACGATGCTATGGCGTATTCGTTTTCCGTGTCCTGTTTGCACTAATGTAGCTCTAATACATAGTTATTTCTTTCAGTGCCATCAAGGCTTTACAGAACGGAGTGGGtaacaagaagaagaacaacaacaaacaaacaaaaaaatgcgggaaggttgcactaagtcgcgcaaagcttggcacagtgataataataatatctggggtttaacgtcccaaaagcacgatatgcttatgagggacgctgcactggagggctccggaaatttcgaccacctggggttcctttaacgtgcacctaaatctaagtacatgggcctcaaacattttcgcctccaccgaaaatgcagccgccgcggccgggattcgatcccgcgaccttcgggtcagcagtcgagcgccataaccactagaccaccgtggcggggcgcttgGCACAGCGAAACACGGGCTCGCAGCCGCTCGCTGGACAACCTATTCctttatttttatatattttttatagAGGGGGGcggccttttttgtttctctttagtttctgtttctttctccctctctttccttttctctgttttttttctgtcttgtctgtctctgtttatgtctatttctttctctctctctttctctttctatttttttctagtTGTTCCCCATGTTTGTCTCACTAtctctgtttctcgcttgcttcctctttctgtcattttgctctctctctatttctttctttctctttctttgatcctctctctttctttcctgcaTTACCTCCCCTCGGTTTCTCTCTTCCTCATACATTAAatgctgggtcattccacgccaactctcccagtcggggcgctcgacaaaaatcaatttctttaaagaaatctgagaaaattacacacgtatagacattagttctacagtatcttcccaaaatattttgagcggcaaaaatttttcgggcatgtgagcgccatttgaacttctcaatatggtggaaaaccaggtacgaaagaaaaattcgctataaatggaccatttcacgcattcattcgaagcttgcttttttgtgtttttagagcatcgcgctttcattataggacagttgcttagagtagctttatatttttcactccttggcgcgtaggtaaaattgagtaaattgctgcgttttcgagaattttttttacaaaagacaattgtagacaaaatacaacaattatttttatagaactctccataaaacgtactatctcctaaagtttttgttttgcctgtgtgcagcgcacaggttctaaaataaaatcctgaacttggaaaaaacgctacattggcctatgttcagatgtctgtagtagagcactgcacgggccgtgattctcggcccgggcccggcccgggcccggcccgggcccggaactcgttgaagtttacccgcccgggcccggcccggtgactcaaagcgagacccgggcccggcccgaacccgagaaagtatttcgcttacccggcccggcccgaccgcagatcgggcccgacaggggcccgagccaataatctaggcggtgttgcccgtacatggaatcgacagcgaggTGTTTTAAGGGGCTAATGtctacgctttgttggtgcatgcttcgctaacaattatgctttaacctacggttacttcttgtaaaaaaggggctcacggtgtaAACATGTAGTTGAGCGGgggtattttttctgcaaatgcaatggggatcatcaagagcgctttgtagcagatattgtagtaaGGAAAGTGATTTACAGCATGGGTTAAG
This window of the Rhipicephalus sanguineus isolate Rsan-2018 chromosome 2, BIME_Rsan_1.4, whole genome shotgun sequence genome carries:
- the LOC119381949 gene encoding uncharacterized protein LOC119381949 encodes the protein MGNPAKGSRDCEAAELTQEDFETICLGSVNAQRNRLLDYVYPAWTGVIQLAIVLCCVVAVITQVMRTFAENGHDIYAAMEPEDGYGPADPDIFARYQNALPGRNVIPSTIITAGRGGRRSLRRTSLSACPISGSWPPSR